The genome window TACCATTACTGCTTGTCGAAAAATCAAAATGTCCAGTTGTTTCGCCGCAAATAGCACATTTATCCATCGTTGGATAAAGACCGAGCACAGGCAACATTTTCATTTCATATATTTGAGTAAGGATTTGCGGATCATAACCTTCGTCGATATCTCGTAAAATTTGAAAAGTTAATTCGTATAGATACGGATTCGGTTGACGTTCTTCTGTTGCTTTATCCAACAATTCGCAAACATAGGTCGCATAAGCAGTCATAAAAATATCTTGCTGAATAGAGGAGAATGTTTCTATTACTTCTCCTTGTTGAAGTGTGCCGAGTCCATTACCTCCGAAGAAAGTAAAATAACCATTCGTAAATAGTTGTGTTACTGCAGCCAATCTGCTTTTCGTTTTTTTTGCCCCGCGAGCTACCACACCAATTTTTCCGAATTCACGTGTATACATTCGGACAATTTTATCTGATTCACGGTAACTCGTTTGTCGTATCACGATTCCTTCGCATTTCTCCATGTGGCACCCCTCCCTTTTTTACACGTCTTATTATAACATTTTCTTAACGATTATGTCTTTTTATATTTTTTGCTATCTTTCCACGTATGCCTATTGTAAAATAGAGAAAAAGGTAAGTCAGAGAGGATTTTTTACTATGGGTATGTTACTTATATTATTAGTTAGCTTATTTATACTCACATTCATAGGAGTTGTTGTGGGGATTATTTTGCTTATTGTAAGAAAAGAGAAATGGGCGGGCATTATTGTTGCGGGATTATCCGTGGGAATCGGCTTTTTAGTATTAGTAGCTGGACTCAATATAACGACGATTAAATTATTTGAAGGATTTAATAACCCTCTTTCTATTCATAATTACAATTCGAGCAATGACCCATTTACAAATGATTATTCAGAAGACTATGATGATGATTACTATGACGACTACATAGACGTAAGTTACGGAGAATCTGTTGAGATAGAAAATGATAGTACGGTTACCATTTATAAACCTGAGCTGTTCCAAATAAAGGAAAGCTACGATATTTATAAAGTAAAAGTGAAATACGCAAATACAAGTTCTGATCCAATAAGCTTCTATTCCGAAGACATTGCGCTTTATGATAATGCGGATGATGATTATGGCCAACAAATTACAGAAGAAGGCTTTGAAGGAGAAATTCAACCTGGTGAGACGAAAGAATTAACGCTTTACTATGAAGTGTATAACCTTGGACCATATGACGTAGAATATGATAACTATAACTGGACTACAAGTAAAGAATAATTAAAAAAGCATCTGGCGCACAACTCCAATTGTGCGCCAGATGCTTTTTTAATACTCTTCGCGGTCGAAACCGTAATCTTGCAAATAATGTTCTTTGTCACGCCAGTTTTTTTGAACTTTTACCCAAATTTCTAAGAAGACTTTGGAGCCGAGTAAGCGTTCAATTTCTTTTCTAGCGCGCATACCAATTTGTTTTAGCATTTGACCTTGTTTACCAATAATGATTCCTTTTTGTGTGCTTCTTTCTACAATAATTGTAGCATTGATTGTAAGCTTTTCTGTTTTAGGGTTTTTTTCAATTCCTTCAATAACCACTGCCACAGAATGCGGAACTTCTTCTCTTGTTAATTGTAAAACCTGTTCACGAATTAATTCCGAGATGATGAAACGCTCAGGGTGGTCCGTGATTTGATCTTTTGGATAATACATTGGTCCAATTTCTAAGTTAGCATTCGTTTGTTCTAGTAAGTTAGGTACGTTATTTCCTTGAAGTGCTGAAATAGGAATAATCTCATCGAAGTCCATCAGATCGCGGTACTGTTCAATTAACTTGAATAAATCTTCTGGAGCAATCAAATCAATCTTATTAATCAAAAGAAAAACGGGGGTTTGTACGTTTTTAAGTTTTTCAATAATAAATTCATCTCCGCGTCCAAATCCAGTAGATGCATCGATTACAAAATAAATTAAGTCTACTTCTTGGAACGTATTTAGCGCAATCTTCACCATGAAATCGCCTAACTTATGCTTTGGTTTATGTATACCTGGTGTATCAATAAAAATAATTTGTGATTCATCTGTTGTATAAACACCTTGTACTTTATTCCTTGTTGTTTGGGCTTTATCACTCATAATAGCAATTTTTTGGCCAATAATGTGATTTAATAAAGTTGATTTCCCAACGTTAGGTCGCCCAACTATAGCTACAAATCCTGATTTAAATGGTTCACTCATAACATATCCTCCGATGTGAATGCGCCCGGTAAAAGTTCTTTCACTGTTACCGTCGCTGTTTTTCCTGTTAAATTTGTTAATATTACCGGCATATCTGGCGCACAAAATTCACTGATGACTTGTCTGCATGCCCCACACGGCGAAACAGGGCCGTCTGTATCCGCTACGACAACTAACTGTTTAAAATCTCGTTTTCCTTCTGATACAGCTTTAAAAATAGCTGTCCGTTCTGCGCAGTTTGTTAAACCGAATGATGCGTTTTCGATATTACAGCCAAGTACAACCTCGTCATCTTTCGTAACAAGAGCTGCTCCTACTGGAAATTTCGAGTAAGGAACATACGCAAATTCTCTTGCTTGTTTAGCGAGTGAGATAAAATTATTTTCTTTCATTTACCAAGTCACAATCCCTTCTTTTTATAAAAACATCTGGCAAAAGTATGGTATGAATATTATTAGTCCAATAAAACTTGCTACAATTGCTGCTAACAGTACCGCTCCAGCAGCAACATCCTTTGCTTTTTTCGCTTCATCAATGTATTGCTCTGTCGCCACATCTACCGCTCGTTCAATCGCTGTGTTCACCATCTCTAGCGTTAACACACCAAAAATAGAAAGAATTAATAAAATCCATTCAGATTTAGTTACATGAAAGAAAAAGCCGCAAATAATAACTGCAAGAGCTGCAAAAGTATGAAATCTCATATTTCGTTCTTCTAAAAAAGCAGTTTTTAGTCCAGTAAAAGCATGATGAAAAGATTCTGCATAATTTTTACTACGTTTGTATTTTCTATCTTTCAAGTCCATAAGCATCCAACACTTCTTTTTGTAAGCCAAACATGACTTTCTCTTCGTCAGGCTCCATATGATCATACCCAAGCAAGTGCAGTAATCCATGAACTGCTAAGAAACCTAATTCTCTTGCTTTTGTATGTCCGTAATCTTTGGCTTGCTCTTCTGCTTTTTCAGTCGAAATAATAATATCACCAAGCATGCGAGGCGTTTCAAGATCAAATTCGCCCCAATCAATCTCTGTTTCCCCGTCGCCCATTTCTTCCAGCGCGAACGAAATAACATCAGTTGCTTGATCTTTATCCCGATATTCTCGGTTAATCTCGCGAATACCTTCATTCGTTGTAAAAGTGAGTGACAGCTCTGTCCCTTGCTCGATTTTTAAATATTCAGCAGCAAATTGTAAAATATTTTCAACTAGCTGTTTATCTTCATCAAGTAAATTCTTGGTTTCGTCTAGTAAATCAATTTCTAAGACCGTCATCTTTTGCCCTCCTATTTCAATCTTTGTCATCAGGATATTGAATTCGTTGATGATATATTCCGTTTAATGTGGCGATTAAGGTGTCACGAATGATTTTAATTTCTTGTATTGTAATGTCACATTCTGTAAATTGCCCATCAAGGAAACGATCTTTAATGATTCCGTCAATAATTTCTGTTATTTTTGCCATGGTTGGCTCTGTGGAAGAACGAACTGCCGCTTCAACACTATCCGATATATTGATAATGGCAATTTCTTTTGTTTGTGGCTTTGGACCACTGTAACGATAATCTGCCTCTTTCACATCCGGGTTTGTTTCTTTCGCTTTAAAATAGAAATATTTAAGCAGTGTCGTCCCGTGATGTTGGAGTGCGATATCAATAATCGGTTGTGGCATATGATTTTCTTTTAAAATCTCTGCTCCGTCTTTTGTATGCGAGAGAATTATATCACGACTTTGTTCTGGTGTCAGTCTATCGTGCGGATTTATTCCTTGCAATTGATTTTCCACAAAATAAGGTGGTCTTAATGTTTTTCCTATATCATGATAAAAACAGCCAACACGAACAAGTAAACTATTGGCTCCGATTTTGTCAGCGCATGCTTCTGCTAAGTTGGCTACCATCATACTATGATGATACGTACCAGGAGCTTTCATTAATATTTTCTTCAATAATGGATGGTTTGGATTAGCCAATTCGACCAAACGACTCGTTGTTAACAACCCAAAAATCGTTTCGAATAACGGAATAACTCCTACTCCGAGGATAAACGCGCCAAATCCACCTAAAAAGGCATATCCAAGCGCCATTAGTGTAGAAACTTGCAGTAGTGTGCTGTTATTTATTAATAATAAAAGTAACACATAAATCATATTAATTAAACCGACCATAAAACCAGACAACATGATAGCCGAACGTCTACTATAGTCCCGTAACATAACAACACTCGTCGCTCCACTCAATAAAATAAAAATAGTTATACCGCTTGTAGCATCATTTTGAAATGTTAACAAACTAGTTACAGCAATAAAAATGACGCTTAAAAAGGCATATTTCTCATTAAGTAAAATTTTGAGTATCATTGGAGCAAAGGCTGCTGGGAATAAGAAAGCAATATTCGCGATATTTTGCGTTTCTAAAAATAAAATAATGAATAACATAAACAAAGATACAAGATAAACCGAAGAAAAAATAAGCATCGTCTGCATTTTTTTCGCTTTAGGTTGTGTTTGTTTTTTCGTGTAGAGGAATAGAATTGCTGCTAAAGCAATAATGAAAATAGCAAATCCGGCGTATTGTTTTACAGGCATTTTTTGATCAAGTAAATGTAGCATTTTTAGCTGACGATATGTTTCTCTATCTACAATTTGGCCTTCTTGAACAATAACTTGCCCTTGTAAGATTTTCACAGGAACAACGGATTGCGCAGCTTCTTTACGTCGTGCATCTGTCTGCTCTTCATCATAAACTTCATTCGGTACGATAGCATAGGAAACTAAGGCTTTTGAGACATTTTTGTAGTAAGCTGGTATCGCTGAAAGTTCAATATCATCACGAGCTCTAATTTTCACAGAATTCAAGTTTTCATCTCGAATTTTATTTTCCATGGATTTTTCAACTTCTGTTGTAACCACGTCTTCCATGACATTAAAATCTTTACTTTTCGCTTCGATTAAAGTAGTGAAAACTTCGTCAGATATGTTAGAAGTTATTTTTTCAGATACGTTACTAGATAATTTGTCTTTTAAGTTTTTTAATTTATCTTCGGTTGACGTTGGCGCAGGAGCAGGCTTATTCTCTTTTTTTGCTTTCTCTTTATTCTTAGTATCTTTTTCTTGCGCTTCTGCGTTCACTTCATTTACATAGGCGAATAAACTTTGGATAAGTGCTACTCGGTTTTGACCAGTTTCGCGATTGTAGACATACACATCTTCTACAGCATCACTTGCTTTGGTCCTTTCTTCTTTTGTTTTTTCTGTATCTTCCACCGTTTGAGGTGAACGAATCGTTTTTTCAGCTACTTGAAATAACTTAACATTGTATGATTCCGGTTTCGTCATTTGGCAAACGAGAAAATACGCTATAACCGCAAAGCAAACTAGGAGCAGTGGAAAAAGGTATTTCTTTCCACTTTCGATGTACCAATCTCTCCATTTCTTGGCTAGTTTCACATCTTTGTCTCCTCTCTAATTTTGTTTCCCTTCGTA of Listeria monocytogenes contains these proteins:
- the recO gene encoding DNA repair protein RecO, which translates into the protein MEKCEGIVIRQTSYRESDKIVRMYTREFGKIGVVARGAKKTKSRLAAVTQLFTNGYFTFFGGNGLGTLQQGEVIETFSSIQQDIFMTAYATYVCELLDKATEERQPNPYLYELTFQILRDIDEGYDPQILTQIYEMKMLPVLGLYPTMDKCAICGETTGHFDFSTSSNGIICHRCFEKDRYRMHLPENVVKLLRLFFIFQLDRLGNIDVKQETKDWLQKAIDTYYDEYSGLYLKSRKFIREMDKWENMLKKDSDD
- a CDS encoding DUF4352 domain-containing protein, whose amino-acid sequence is MGMLLILLVSLFILTFIGVVVGIILLIVRKEKWAGIIVAGLSVGIGFLVLVAGLNITTIKLFEGFNNPLSIHNYNSSNDPFTNDYSEDYDDDYYDDYIDVSYGESVEIENDSTVTIYKPELFQIKESYDIYKVKVKYANTSSDPISFYSEDIALYDNADDDYGQQITEEGFEGEIQPGETKELTLYYEVYNLGPYDVEYDNYNWTTSKE
- the era gene encoding GTPase Era: MSEPFKSGFVAIVGRPNVGKSTLLNHIIGQKIAIMSDKAQTTRNKVQGVYTTDESQIIFIDTPGIHKPKHKLGDFMVKIALNTFQEVDLIYFVIDASTGFGRGDEFIIEKLKNVQTPVFLLINKIDLIAPEDLFKLIEQYRDLMDFDEIIPISALQGNNVPNLLEQTNANLEIGPMYYPKDQITDHPERFIISELIREQVLQLTREEVPHSVAVVIEGIEKNPKTEKLTINATIIVERSTQKGIIIGKQGQMLKQIGMRARKEIERLLGSKVFLEIWVKVQKNWRDKEHYLQDYGFDREEY
- a CDS encoding cytidine deaminase, whose amino-acid sequence is MKENNFISLAKQAREFAYVPYSKFPVGAALVTKDDEVVLGCNIENASFGLTNCAERTAIFKAVSEGKRDFKQLVVVADTDGPVSPCGACRQVISEFCAPDMPVILTNLTGKTATVTVKELLPGAFTSEDML
- a CDS encoding diacylglycerol kinase family protein encodes the protein MLMDLKDRKYKRSKNYAESFHHAFTGLKTAFLEERNMRFHTFAALAVIICGFFFHVTKSEWILLILSIFGVLTLEMVNTAIERAVDVATEQYIDEAKKAKDVAAGAVLLAAIVASFIGLIIFIPYFCQMFL
- the ybeY gene encoding rRNA maturation RNase YbeY, which encodes MTVLEIDLLDETKNLLDEDKQLVENILQFAAEYLKIEQGTELSLTFTTNEGIREINREYRDKDQATDVISFALEEMGDGETEIDWGEFDLETPRMLGDIIISTEKAEEQAKDYGHTKARELGFLAVHGLLHLLGYDHMEPDEEKVMFGLQKEVLDAYGLER
- the pgpH gene encoding cyclic-di-AMP phosphodiesterase PgpH, which encodes MKLAKKWRDWYIESGKKYLFPLLLVCFAVIAYFLVCQMTKPESYNVKLFQVAEKTIRSPQTVEDTEKTKEERTKASDAVEDVYVYNRETGQNRVALIQSLFAYVNEVNAEAQEKDTKNKEKAKKENKPAPAPTSTEDKLKNLKDKLSSNVSEKITSNISDEVFTTLIEAKSKDFNVMEDVVTTEVEKSMENKIRDENLNSVKIRARDDIELSAIPAYYKNVSKALVSYAIVPNEVYDEEQTDARRKEAAQSVVPVKILQGQVIVQEGQIVDRETYRQLKMLHLLDQKMPVKQYAGFAIFIIALAAILFLYTKKQTQPKAKKMQTMLIFSSVYLVSLFMLFIILFLETQNIANIAFLFPAAFAPMILKILLNEKYAFLSVIFIAVTSLLTFQNDATSGITIFILLSGATSVVMLRDYSRRSAIMLSGFMVGLINMIYVLLLLLINNSTLLQVSTLMALGYAFLGGFGAFILGVGVIPLFETIFGLLTTSRLVELANPNHPLLKKILMKAPGTYHHSMMVANLAEACADKIGANSLLVRVGCFYHDIGKTLRPPYFVENQLQGINPHDRLTPEQSRDIILSHTKDGAEILKENHMPQPIIDIALQHHGTTLLKYFYFKAKETNPDVKEADYRYSGPKPQTKEIAIINISDSVEAAVRSSTEPTMAKITEIIDGIIKDRFLDGQFTECDITIQEIKIIRDTLIATLNGIYHQRIQYPDDKD